The stretch of DNA GCCTGGCGTCCGCCGCCGGCGTCGTGGTGGTCATCGGCACCATCATCGTGGCCACCTTCGCACTCCGCACCGTCTTTTCACTCTTCAAGAAGGAGGCAGCACGATGAGCACCCTCACCCCCGCCGCGCCCCAGAACACACCACCGGGTCCCACCGCGCTCAACACCGGCCGTACCCGCCGTCGCGGCAAGGCACGCATGGACCCCACCCGCAACAACACCGCCGCCGGCATCGCAGCCTGGCTGCTGGCACTTCTCTTCGCAGTCCCGGTCCTGTGGATGATCCTCACCTCCTTCCACTCCGAGACCGACGCCGCCACCAACCCGCCCTCCATCGCTGCGAACCTCACCCTGGATGCGTACCGCGAATTCTTCGGCGAAACATCTGGCGTCAGCCCCTGGCCGTCGCTGATCAACTCCGCCACCGCCTCGATCCTCTCGACCGTCCTGGTGCTGCTTCTGGCCTTCCCGGCCGCGTATGCGCTCTCGATACGGCCGGTGAAGAAGTGGACTGACGTGATGTTCTTCTTCCTCTCCACCAAAATGATGCCGGTCGTCGCCGCGATCCTGCCGCTTTACCTCTTCGCCAGGACCGTGGGGGCTTTGGACAACATCTGGTTCCTGATCCTGATGTACACCTCCATGAACCTGCCCATCGCCGTCTGGATGATGCGCTCGTTCCTCGCCGAGGTGCCGGAAGAAATGCTGGAAGCCGCCCAGATCGACGGCGCCAACCTCCTGCTCATTCTCCGCAAAATCATCGCCCCCGTCGCGATGCCCGGAATCGCCGCCACCGCCCTGATCTGCTTCATCTTCAGCTGGAACGAACTGCTCCTGGCCCGCGTCCTCACCGGCGTCGTGGCAGGCACCGCACCCGTCTTCCTCACCGGCTTTGTCTCCGGGCAGGGGCTCTTCCTCGCCAAAGTCTGCGCGGCCGCCGTCGTGATCTCCCTGCCTGTGCTCTTCGCAGGCTTCGCCGCCCAGGACAAACTCGTCCAGGGACTCTCCCTCGGCGCCGTGAAATAGCCCAGCCGGTTCCAGACCACAAACTCTTTTCAAGGACTACTTCGATGACAACAACAACCGCACAGTCACCTGCCACCGGTTCCGGACTGCCCCCCACGATGCGCGCCAACATCCTCAAAAGCCAGGGCGACATGGCCATGGAAACCCTGCCCCTCCCGCAGCTCGACGCCGACCAGGTCCTGGTGCAGGTGGCCGCCGTCGGCGTCTGCGGCAGCGACGTCCACTACTACGAGCACGGCCGGATCGGCCCGTACGTGGTGGACCACCCGCTGATCCTTGGCCATGAACTTTCCGGCCGGATCGCCGCCGTCGGCAGCGCCGTCGACCCCTCAAGGGTCGGGAAGCGCGTCGCCGTCGAACCCCAGCGCCCCTGCCGTAAGTGCAAGCAGTGCAAGGCCGGCCGCTACAACCTCTGCCCGGACATCGAGTTCTACGCCACCCCGCCGATCGACGGCGCCTTCGCCGAATACGTCACCATCCAGTCCGACTTCGCCTACGACATCCCGGACAGCGTCAGCGACGAAGCCGCGGCCCTCATCGAACCGCTCTCCGTGGGCCTCTGGGCCTGCGAACGCGCGGAGATCAAGCCCGGCAGCAGGGTCCTGATCGCCGGCGCCGGCCCCATCGGCATTATCGCCGCCCAAGCCGCCCGGGCCTTCGGTGCCACCGAAATCTACATCTCGGACATTGCCGAAGACCGGCTGGCATTCGCTTTGGAGCACGGCGCCACGCACGCCATCAACGCGAAGACCGATAGCGTGGAAGGGCTCGACGTCGACGCGTTCATTGACGCGTCCGGCGCACCTCAGGCGGTCCGTTCAGGGATCCAGGCAGTGGCACCCGCCGGCCGGGTGATCCTGGTGGGGCTGGGTGCCGACGACGTCGAGCTGCCCGTCTCGTTCATCCAGAACCGGGAGATCTGGCTCTCCGGCGTCTTCCGCTACACCAACACCTGGCCGCTGGCCATCCACCTGATCGCCGACGGCAAGGTTGACCTGGACGTCCTGGTCACCGGCAAGTTTGCCCTCGCTGAGTCCGAAGAGGCCCTTAAAGCCGGCAAGCAGCCAGGCCAACTCAAAGCCGTGGTCTACCCGGGCCGCTGAGCCGGTAGCCCAAAAGCAGTTCCCAGCCACATCAAGCACCGACCTGCGAGGAAGCAGCCATGTCATCACAAGGGACCGGCACGGAACCGAACCTCTCCGACAGCAAACCTTTGGTCACTGTCATCGGGGAAGCACTCGTCGACATCATCGAAGACCTCCGCCAAGGGAGCACAGCACCGGAGACGCACCCGGGCGGAAGCCCCCTGAATGTTGCCGTCGGCTGCGCCCGGCTGGGCCTTGACACCAAACTCGTCACCCACTTCGCCGAGGATCCGCACGGTCAGTTGATCGCTAAGCACCTCGAGAACAACGGTGTCGCGACCATCATCGGGGGATCCCAACCCACCTCAACCGCTGTGGCGACTTTAGACGACACTGGAGCCGCCCGGTACACCTTCGCCATCAGCTGGGACATCAACGGGGCTTCCATCCCGGCCTTGGCAGCGGCGGAAAGCTCCCTGCACGTCCACACCGGATCCATCGCCACGGTTCTGCCTCCGGGCAGTAAATCGGTGATGGGCCTGCTCGAAGCTGCACGCCATCGTGCCACTGTCAGCTTCGACCCCAACTGCAGGCCGGCAATCAGCCCGGACAAAGCAGCCGCCCGGAAACAGGCGGAGGAGTTTGTTGCGGCCAGCGACATCGTCAAAGCCAGCGACGAGGACCTGCTTTGGCTTTACCCCGACAGGACCCTCGAGGAATCAATGAACGCATGGCTGGCTCTGGGGCCGGCCCTGGTGGCATTGACCTGCGGCGCCAACGGACCCGTCCTCCTCAGCGGGTCCGGAAGGGTGGACATCCCCGGTGAAACGGTCACGGTAGCAGACACCGTCGGAGCAGGAGATTCTTTCATGGCCGCACTGATCTCCGGGCTGGCGCAGCTGGACGCACTCGGCGCAGCAGGCCGGGAGCGACTCCAGAAGATTAGCCAGGACGAACTCCACGCCCTGGCCCGCTATGCGAACAAGGCAGCCGGCATCACCTGCTCGCGGGCGGGCGCCAACCCACCGGGACCGGCTGAGCTGGGGCCGCTGACAATCCCATCGTCCTTCCTCGAAGCGTAGGCGCACCCATGCAACCCCTGAAAAACTACACCCTGCCCAACGTTCCCGGCCCGGTCAGCCAACCTGCATACAACAGGTCACAACTGACAGAGGGCATCGTCCACTTCGGAGTCGGCGGTTTTCACCGCGCGCATCAGGCCATGTACCTGGACCGGCTCATGAATGCAGGAAAAGCTCTGGACTGGGCCATCTGTGGAGTAGGGGTCCTGCCCGGCGATGCTCACATGAAGAAGGTCATGGACAGCCAGGACTGCCTTTACACCCTCACCGTGAAGCACTCCGACGGCATTAGACATGGCATGATCATTGGCTCCATCATCAACTACCTCTTCGCCCCGGAAAACCCGGAAGCGGTGATCGAGAAGATGGCCTCGCCCGCCATCCGCATCGTTTCGCTGACCGTGACCGAAGGCGGCTACAACTTCCACCACGTCACAGGAGAATTCGACGCGGACAACCCCGACGTGGTC from Pseudarthrobacter chlorophenolicus A6 encodes:
- a CDS encoding carbohydrate kinase family protein, coding for MSSQGTGTEPNLSDSKPLVTVIGEALVDIIEDLRQGSTAPETHPGGSPLNVAVGCARLGLDTKLVTHFAEDPHGQLIAKHLENNGVATIIGGSQPTSTAVATLDDTGAARYTFAISWDINGASIPALAAAESSLHVHTGSIATVLPPGSKSVMGLLEAARHRATVSFDPNCRPAISPDKAAARKQAEEFVAASDIVKASDEDLLWLYPDRTLEESMNAWLALGPALVALTCGANGPVLLSGSGRVDIPGETVTVADTVGAGDSFMAALISGLAQLDALGAAGRERLQKISQDELHALARYANKAAGITCSRAGANPPGPAELGPLTIPSSFLEA
- a CDS encoding NAD(P)-dependent alcohol dehydrogenase, with the translated sequence MTTTTAQSPATGSGLPPTMRANILKSQGDMAMETLPLPQLDADQVLVQVAAVGVCGSDVHYYEHGRIGPYVVDHPLILGHELSGRIAAVGSAVDPSRVGKRVAVEPQRPCRKCKQCKAGRYNLCPDIEFYATPPIDGAFAEYVTIQSDFAYDIPDSVSDEAAALIEPLSVGLWACERAEIKPGSRVLIAGAGPIGIIAAQAARAFGATEIYISDIAEDRLAFALEHGATHAINAKTDSVEGLDVDAFIDASGAPQAVRSGIQAVAPAGRVILVGLGADDVELPVSFIQNREIWLSGVFRYTNTWPLAIHLIADGKVDLDVLVTGKFALAESEEALKAGKQPGQLKAVVYPGR
- a CDS encoding carbohydrate ABC transporter permease, with product MSTLTPAAPQNTPPGPTALNTGRTRRRGKARMDPTRNNTAAGIAAWLLALLFAVPVLWMILTSFHSETDAATNPPSIAANLTLDAYREFFGETSGVSPWPSLINSATASILSTVLVLLLAFPAAYALSIRPVKKWTDVMFFFLSTKMMPVVAAILPLYLFARTVGALDNIWFLILMYTSMNLPIAVWMMRSFLAEVPEEMLEAAQIDGANLLLILRKIIAPVAMPGIAATALICFIFSWNELLLARVLTGVVAGTAPVFLTGFVSGQGLFLAKVCAAAVVISLPVLFAGFAAQDKLVQGLSLGAVK